One region of Acidovorax sp. T1 genomic DNA includes:
- the cyoB gene encoding cytochrome o ubiquinol oxidase subunit I, which produces MTSETLSPSHWALGRLSWDAVPMAHEPIVLWTFIAVVLGGIAVMAGITKFRLWGPLWRDWICSIDHKRIGIMYMILGLVMLLRGFADAVMMRLQQAMAFGDNMGYLPPHHYDQIFTAHGVIMIFFVAMPLVTGLMNYLVPLQIGARDVSFPFLNNFSFWMTTAGAILVMVSLFLGEFSTSGWLALSNLGAQSPSTGLDYYIWALQIAGVGTTLSGINLIVTIIKMRAPGMNLMKMPVFTWTALCTNALIVASFPVLTAALVLMSLDRFVGTNFFTNELGGNPMLYVNLIWIWGHPEVYILILPCFGIFSEVVATFCRKRLFGYTSMVYATVVITILSYLVWLHHFFTMGSGASVNTFFGITTMIISIPTGAKIFNWLFTMYKGRIRFELPMMWTVAFMVTFAIGGMTGVLLAVPPADFVLHNSLFLIAHFHNVIIGGVLFGLFAGINYWYPKAFGYKLDRTWGVRSFWLWVVGFWVAFGPLYVLGLMGVTRRANHFEDQSLQIWFQIAAFGAFLIALGIACFLIQLVVSYLKREQLRDHTGDPWDARTLEWATSSPPPDYNFAFTPVVHEIDAWWDMKKHGYQRPLTGFAPIHMPANTGSGAVISALSLVFGFALIWHMWLLAGVSFAALLLAAIVHTFNYKRDFYIPAAEVVATEEARTLQLARHV; this is translated from the coding sequence ATGACCTCCGAAACCCTTTCTCCATCCCACTGGGCGCTGGGCCGCCTGAGCTGGGACGCCGTTCCCATGGCGCACGAGCCCATCGTGCTGTGGACCTTCATTGCCGTGGTCCTGGGCGGCATTGCCGTCATGGCCGGCATCACCAAGTTCCGCCTGTGGGGCCCCCTGTGGCGCGACTGGATCTGCAGCATCGACCACAAACGGATCGGCATCATGTACATGATCCTGGGCCTGGTGATGCTGCTGCGCGGCTTTGCCGACGCCGTGATGATGCGCCTGCAGCAGGCCATGGCCTTTGGCGACAACATGGGCTACCTGCCGCCGCACCACTACGACCAGATCTTCACCGCCCACGGCGTGATCATGATCTTCTTCGTGGCGATGCCGCTGGTCACAGGCCTGATGAACTACCTGGTGCCGCTGCAAATCGGTGCGCGCGATGTGTCGTTCCCGTTCCTCAACAACTTCAGCTTCTGGATGACCACCGCCGGCGCCATCCTGGTGATGGTGTCGCTGTTCCTGGGCGAGTTCTCCACCTCGGGCTGGCTGGCGTTGTCGAACCTGGGGGCGCAGAGCCCGAGCACCGGGCTGGATTACTACATCTGGGCGCTGCAGATTGCCGGGGTGGGCACCACGCTGTCGGGCATCAACCTGATCGTCACCATCATCAAGATGCGCGCGCCGGGCATGAACCTGATGAAGATGCCCGTATTCACCTGGACCGCGCTGTGCACCAACGCGCTGATCGTCGCGTCCTTCCCCGTGCTGACGGCCGCGCTGGTGCTGATGTCGCTGGACCGCTTCGTGGGCACGAACTTCTTCACCAACGAGCTGGGCGGCAACCCCATGCTGTATGTGAACCTGATCTGGATCTGGGGCCACCCCGAGGTGTACATCCTGATCCTGCCGTGCTTTGGCATCTTCTCCGAGGTGGTGGCCACGTTCTGCCGCAAACGCCTGTTTGGGTACACCTCCATGGTCTATGCCACGGTGGTGATCACCATCCTGTCGTACCTGGTGTGGCTGCACCACTTCTTCACCATGGGCTCGGGTGCCAGCGTAAACACCTTCTTTGGCATCACGACGATGATCATCTCGATCCCCACGGGCGCGAAGATCTTCAACTGGCTGTTCACCATGTACAAGGGCCGCATCCGCTTTGAGCTGCCCATGATGTGGACCGTGGCCTTCATGGTGACGTTTGCCATCGGCGGCATGACCGGCGTGCTGCTGGCGGTGCCCCCGGCCGACTTCGTGCTGCACAACAGCCTGTTCCTGATCGCGCACTTTCACAACGTGATCATCGGCGGCGTGCTGTTCGGCCTGTTTGCCGGCATCAACTACTGGTACCCCAAGGCCTTTGGCTACAAGCTCGACCGCACCTGGGGCGTGCGCTCCTTCTGGCTGTGGGTAGTGGGCTTCTGGGTGGCGTTCGGCCCGCTGTATGTGCTGGGCCTGATGGGCGTCACGCGCCGCGCCAACCACTTTGAAGACCAGTCGTTGCAGATCTGGTTCCAGATCGCGGCGTTCGGCGCCTTCCTGATTGCACTGGGCATCGCCTGCTTCCTGATCCAGCTGGTGGTGAGCTACTTGAAGCGCGAGCAGCTGCGCGACCACACGGGCGACCCCTGGGATGCACGCACGCTGGAATGGGCCACCTCTTCGCCCCCGCCCGACTACAACTTCGCCTTCACGCCCGTGGTGCACGAGATCGACGCCTGGTGGGACATGAAGAAGCACGGCTACCAGCGTCCGCTCACTGGCTTTGCACCCATCCACATGCCCGCCAACACGGGCTCGGGCGCGGTGATATCGGCCCTGTCGCTGGTCTTCGGTTTTGCGCTGATCTGGCACATGTGGCTGCTGGCAGGCGTGTCGTTTGCCGCGCTGCTGCTGGCCGCCATCGTCCACACCTTCAACTACAAGCGTGACTTTTACATCCCGGCGGCCGAAGTGGTCGCCACCGAAGAAGCCCGCACACTCCAACTGGCCCGCCATGTCTGA
- the ybeY gene encoding rRNA maturation RNase YbeY: MTLNQLSLSLQFGRFDGAATHRAVLPRHKVTRWIRHALATDAEITVRIVGADEGQQLNRDYRQKDYATNVLTFDYTQEPVVTADLVLCAPVVEREAREQNKSLEEHYAHLLVHGTLHAQGWDHETSAADADEMEAYETAILQALGFADPYAK, encoded by the coding sequence ATGACCTTGAATCAACTCTCCCTGTCGCTGCAGTTTGGCCGTTTTGACGGCGCTGCCACCCACCGCGCCGTGCTGCCGCGCCACAAGGTCACGCGCTGGATTCGCCACGCCCTGGCAACCGATGCCGAGATCACCGTGCGCATCGTCGGTGCCGACGAGGGCCAGCAGCTGAACCGCGACTATCGCCAGAAAGACTACGCCACCAACGTGCTCACCTTCGACTACACCCAAGAGCCGGTGGTAACCGCCGACCTGGTGCTCTGCGCCCCTGTGGTGGAGCGCGAAGCGCGCGAGCAGAACAAAAGTCTGGAAGAACACTACGCCCACCTGCTGGTGCACGGCACGCTGCACGCCCAGGGCTGGGACCACGAGACCAGCGCCGCCGACGCCGACGAGATGGAGGCCTACGAAACCGCCATCCTGCAGGCGCTGGGGTTTGCCGACCCTTACGCCAAGTGA
- the ruvA gene encoding Holliday junction branch migration protein RuvA, with amino-acid sequence MIGKLTGTLLEKNPPEVLLDCHGVGYEVHVPMSTFYNLPAVGERVSLLTQFIVREDAQLLYGFATAPERQAFRELIKISGVGPRTALSILSGMGVADLAQAITLQEAGRLVKVPGIGKKTAERLLLELKGKLGADMGAHAQVTSDAQVDILQALLALGYNDKEAAAALKALPPDVGVSDGIKLALKALAK; translated from the coding sequence ATGATAGGCAAATTGACCGGCACCCTGCTGGAGAAGAACCCACCCGAGGTGCTGCTGGACTGCCACGGCGTGGGCTACGAGGTGCATGTGCCCATGAGCACCTTCTACAACCTGCCCGCCGTGGGCGAGCGCGTGAGCCTGCTCACACAGTTCATCGTGCGCGAGGATGCGCAGCTGCTGTATGGCTTTGCCACCGCGCCCGAGCGCCAAGCGTTTCGCGAGCTCATCAAGATATCGGGCGTGGGGCCGCGCACGGCGCTGTCCATCCTGAGTGGCATGGGGGTGGCTGATCTGGCACAGGCCATCACGCTGCAGGAGGCGGGCCGCCTGGTCAAGGTGCCGGGCATCGGCAAGAAGACCGCCGAGCGCCTGCTGCTGGAGCTCAAGGGCAAGCTGGGCGCCGACATGGGCGCGCACGCACAGGTGACCAGCGATGCCCAGGTGGACATTTTGCAGGCGCTGCTGGCACTCGGTTACAACGACAAGGAAGCGGCGGCAGCGCTCAAGGCCTTGCCGCCGGATGTGGGCGTGAGTGACGGCATCAAGCTGGCGCTCAAGGCGCTGGCGAAATAG
- the cyoC gene encoding cytochrome o ubiquinol oxidase subunit III, with product MSDIRIHAGAAAGALAPREYHLAHEPHPENGTSLGFWLYLMSDCLIFAALFATYGVLGRSYAAGPTGAQLFDLPLVAINTAFLLLSSITFGFAMLRKQLGDVKGTLLWLGITGLFGLCFLGLELYEFQHLIHQGAGPQRSAFLSAFFTLVGTHGLHVTFGLIWLVVLMVQIGKHGLIPANTRRLMCLSMFWHFLDVVWIGVFTFVYLMGVL from the coding sequence ATGTCTGATATCCGCATCCACGCTGGCGCCGCAGCAGGCGCCCTGGCCCCGCGCGAGTACCACCTCGCGCACGAGCCCCACCCCGAAAACGGTACCTCCCTGGGTTTCTGGCTGTACCTGATGAGCGACTGCCTCATCTTTGCTGCCCTGTTCGCCACCTACGGCGTGCTGGGCCGCAGCTATGCGGCCGGCCCCACGGGCGCGCAGCTGTTCGACCTGCCCCTGGTGGCCATCAACACGGCCTTTCTGCTGCTGTCATCCATCACCTTCGGCTTTGCCATGCTGCGCAAGCAACTGGGCGACGTCAAAGGCACGCTGCTGTGGCTGGGCATCACGGGCCTGTTTGGCCTGTGCTTCCTGGGGCTGGAGCTGTACGAGTTCCAGCATCTGATCCACCAGGGCGCAGGCCCGCAGCGCAGCGCGTTCCTGTCGGCCTTCTTCACGCTGGTGGGCACCCACGGCCTGCACGTCACCTTCGGCCTGATCTGGCTGGTGGTGTTGATGGTGCAGATTGGCAAGCATGGCCTGATTCCGGCGAACACGCGCCGGCTGATGTGCCTGTCCATGTTCTGGCACTTTCTGGACGTGGTCTGGATCGGCGTTTTCACCTTTGTGTACCTGATGGGGGTGCTGTAA
- a CDS encoding MFS transporter: protein MVNQSAAALPVPSFESSMSLARAHTDEDVTPGEIAVGVIIGRSSEYFDFFVFGIACVLVFPSLLFPFLSRLDGTLMAFAIFALAFVARPVGTAISMAVQRRWGRGTKLTLALFLLGACTAGMAFLPSYASVGSKAITALVILRIGQGLALGGTWDGLPSLLAMSAPPARRGWFAMIGQLGAPVGFILAASLFAYLYSSLSVAEFLDWGWRFPFFVAFAINVVALFARLRLVVGQSYAELLQQLELQPVSATQVVRHEGGNVLLGAFAALASFALFHLATVFPLSWIAMYSEQSITEVLGVQIVGAFLAAAAIVLSGWLADRVGRRNLLGSMAVLIGLFSFAAPWLLGAGSVGNNVFLLVGFVLLGLSYGQASGTVTANFSPRYRYTGAALSADLAWLLGAGFAPLVALGLSARFGLGAVSLYLLSGVVCTLAALRINRLIERKE from the coding sequence ATGGTTAATCAAAGTGCTGCCGCACTGCCCGTGCCCAGTTTTGAGAGTTCGATGTCTCTGGCGCGCGCCCATACCGATGAGGATGTGACACCCGGCGAGATCGCGGTGGGGGTGATCATTGGGCGGTCCTCCGAATACTTTGACTTTTTTGTCTTCGGCATTGCCTGCGTGCTGGTTTTTCCCTCGCTGCTGTTCCCGTTCCTGTCGCGGCTGGACGGCACCTTGATGGCTTTTGCCATCTTTGCACTGGCTTTTGTCGCCCGGCCGGTGGGCACGGCGATTTCCATGGCGGTGCAGCGGCGCTGGGGGCGCGGCACCAAGCTGACGCTGGCGTTGTTTTTGCTGGGCGCCTGCACCGCAGGCATGGCTTTTTTGCCCAGCTATGCCTCGGTGGGGAGCAAGGCCATCACCGCGTTGGTCATCTTGCGCATCGGTCAGGGGCTGGCGCTGGGCGGCACCTGGGATGGCCTGCCGTCGCTGCTGGCCATGAGCGCCCCCCCGGCGCGGCGCGGCTGGTTTGCCATGATCGGGCAGCTGGGCGCCCCGGTGGGCTTCATTCTGGCGGCCAGCCTGTTTGCCTATTTGTATAGCAGCCTGAGCGTGGCGGAGTTTCTTGACTGGGGTTGGCGCTTCCCCTTCTTCGTGGCCTTTGCCATCAACGTGGTGGCCCTGTTTGCCCGGTTGCGCCTGGTGGTGGGGCAGTCGTATGCCGAATTGCTGCAGCAGCTTGAATTGCAGCCGGTGAGCGCGACCCAGGTGGTGCGCCACGAAGGCGGCAATGTGCTGCTGGGTGCCTTTGCCGCCCTGGCCAGCTTTGCGCTGTTCCACCTGGCCACGGTGTTCCCCTTGTCGTGGATTGCCATGTATTCCGAGCAGTCCATCACCGAAGTGTTGGGCGTGCAGATTGTCGGGGCTTTCCTGGCCGCCGCTGCCATCGTGTTGTCCGGGTGGCTGGCCGACCGGGTGGGGCGGCGCAACCTGCTCGGGTCCATGGCGGTGTTGATCGGGCTGTTCAGCTTCGCGGCGCCCTGGCTGCTGGGCGCAGGCTCTGTGGGCAACAACGTGTTTTTGCTGGTGGGGTTTGTGCTGCTGGGGCTGTCGTATGGGCAGGCATCGGGCACCGTGACCGCCAATTTCTCGCCCCGATACCGTTACACCGGGGCGGCGCTGTCGGCCGACCTGGCGTGGCTGCTGGGGGCCGGGTTTGCGCCCCTGGTGGCTTTGGGGCTCTCGGCCCGGTTTGGCCTGGGGGCTGTATCGCTGTACTTGCTGTCGGGGGTGGTGTGCACCTTGGCGGCGCTGCGCATCAACCGGTTGATAGAGCGCAAGGAGTAA
- the cyoA gene encoding ubiquinol oxidase subunit II, whose amino-acid sequence MLNNKELRRPTWLAAIAMTAGLAGCSKAVVLNPAGDIAAQQGQMVITATLLMLLIIVPVIALTLWFAWKYRQSNAANTESDYDPEWHHSTTLELVIWTVPLLIIIALGALTWIGTHKLDPYRPLDRIDAQRPLAANVKPLEVQVVAMDWKWLFFYPEQGIATVNELAAPVDRPILFKLTATSTMNAFYVPDLAGMIYAMPGMQTELNAVINQPGVYKGMSSHYSGAGFSGMTFKFHGLSDGDFAQWVQKAKTEGKPLDKSTYLNLVKPSERDPVQRFATVEEGLYDKVLNRCVEDGKMCMHHMMAIDAQGGDAYMRAAGLNLPQDVCTVQNAAQVVAALETRNAPASTSGASIRQ is encoded by the coding sequence ATGCTCAACAACAAGGAACTCCGCAGGCCCACCTGGCTTGCAGCGATCGCCATGACCGCCGGCTTGGCCGGCTGCAGCAAGGCGGTCGTTCTCAACCCGGCCGGCGATATTGCCGCCCAACAGGGCCAGATGGTCATCACCGCCACGCTGCTGATGCTCCTCATCATCGTGCCGGTGATTGCGCTCACCCTGTGGTTTGCCTGGAAATACCGCCAGTCCAACGCAGCCAACACCGAGTCCGACTACGACCCCGAGTGGCACCACTCCACCACGCTGGAGCTGGTGATCTGGACCGTGCCGCTGCTCATCATCATTGCCCTGGGGGCACTGACCTGGATCGGCACGCACAAGCTCGACCCCTACCGCCCACTGGACCGCATCGACGCCCAGCGGCCGCTGGCGGCCAATGTCAAGCCGCTGGAAGTGCAAGTGGTGGCCATGGACTGGAAATGGCTGTTCTTCTACCCAGAGCAGGGCATTGCCACGGTGAACGAGCTGGCTGCACCGGTGGACCGCCCCATCCTGTTCAAGCTGACCGCGACATCAACCATGAACGCGTTCTACGTGCCCGACCTGGCCGGCATGATCTACGCCATGCCCGGCATGCAGACCGAGCTGAACGCCGTGATCAACCAGCCCGGCGTGTACAAGGGCATGTCGTCGCACTACAGCGGCGCGGGCTTTTCGGGCATGACGTTCAAGTTCCACGGCCTGAGCGATGGCGACTTTGCCCAGTGGGTGCAAAAGGCCAAGACCGAAGGCAAGCCCCTGGACAAGAGCACCTACCTGAACCTGGTCAAGCCCAGCGAGCGCGACCCCGTGCAGCGCTTTGCCACGGTGGAAGAAGGCCTGTACGACAAGGTGCTCAACCGCTGCGTGGAAGACGGAAAGATGTGCATGCACCACATGATGGCCATTGACGCCCAGGGTGGCGACGCCTACATGCGCGCCGCGGGCCTGAACCTGCCCCAGGACGTCTGCACCGTGCAAAACGCCGCACAGGTGGTAGCAGCACTTGAAACCCGCAACGCACCGGCATCCACATCCGGCGCCAGCATCCGCCAATAA
- a CDS encoding trypsin-like serine peptidase, which translates to MKFRQSMQWVCVAGAALFVIACGGGGGGGSPAPDTSAADRIEPFDPSLGKALKATPSLPRAAGRAPKATPVQLGPLAAPALQSQQKKAALTPGNGMRQQIGLSRDVPATATSSGLRAQLQWSATERGTQRAAISFTAQGALGVRLGLLVRALPAGSTLRFYAQADEAVFEVSGEDVLGAIARNLQAGDTGDAARTYWSPDFGGAETTLEVELPANADLTLLDIAVPTLSHFFVSPKIAAQSRLPEKGNADTCNIDVSCRPEYSSESRSVALMTFEENGAGYLCTGTLLNDAQSSTTPYFLTASHCVSTQTAASSVETYWFYRSAACNSSLPNPGTQQLSGGATLLSAQPATDTSFMQLNAAPPAGIVFAGSYFGAVAEGAVTAGLHHPQGDMQKLFEGAVKQFANCTFGTAVNTDMFTCLVSAPQDSRFLTVGLTVGTTEFGSSGSGLFLPIGSKRYVVGQLAGGAASCQNPTDYDYYGRFDLAFQTALKNWLKPAP; encoded by the coding sequence ATGAAGTTTCGACAATCCATGCAGTGGGTGTGCGTCGCCGGTGCGGCGTTGTTTGTGATCGCCTGCGGCGGTGGTGGCGGTGGCGGCTCGCCCGCGCCAGACACATCCGCGGCCGACCGGATCGAACCGTTTGACCCGAGCTTGGGCAAGGCACTCAAGGCAACCCCCTCGTTGCCGCGTGCCGCCGGCCGTGCACCAAAGGCCACGCCGGTGCAACTGGGGCCGCTGGCGGCGCCGGCGCTGCAATCGCAGCAAAAAAAGGCAGCGCTCACCCCGGGCAACGGCATGCGCCAGCAAATCGGCCTGTCCCGGGATGTGCCTGCCACGGCCACTTCGTCGGGCCTGCGGGCGCAGTTGCAGTGGTCCGCCACAGAGCGGGGCACGCAGCGGGCCGCCATCAGCTTCACGGCGCAAGGTGCGCTGGGTGTGCGCCTGGGGCTGCTGGTGCGCGCGCTGCCGGCGGGCAGCACGCTGCGCTTTTATGCGCAGGCCGATGAGGCCGTGTTCGAGGTGTCGGGCGAAGATGTGCTGGGCGCCATTGCGCGCAATCTGCAGGCGGGCGACACCGGCGACGCGGCGCGCACCTACTGGAGCCCCGATTTCGGCGGCGCTGAGACCACGCTGGAGGTGGAGCTGCCGGCCAATGCCGACCTGACCCTGCTCGACATTGCCGTGCCCACGCTGTCGCACTTTTTTGTTTCACCCAAAATTGCGGCGCAAAGCAGGCTGCCTGAGAAGGGCAATGCTGACACCTGCAACATCGATGTGTCGTGCCGGCCCGAGTACAGCAGTGAAAGCCGCTCGGTTGCGCTCATGACTTTCGAGGAGAACGGCGCGGGCTACCTGTGTACGGGCACGCTGCTCAACGATGCACAGTCCAGCACCACCCCGTATTTCCTGACCGCCAGCCACTGCGTTTCCACGCAGACGGCGGCATCTTCTGTGGAGACATATTGGTTTTACCGCTCGGCTGCGTGCAATAGCAGCCTGCCGAACCCTGGAACGCAGCAGTTGAGTGGTGGCGCCACCTTGCTGTCCGCACAGCCGGCTACCGACACATCCTTCATGCAGCTCAACGCTGCGCCGCCGGCCGGTATTGTGTTTGCCGGCTCCTATTTCGGCGCCGTGGCCGAAGGCGCCGTCACTGCTGGCCTCCACCATCCTCAGGGCGACATGCAAAAGCTTTTTGAGGGCGCAGTCAAGCAGTTTGCCAACTGCACTTTTGGCACAGCCGTGAACACAGACATGTTCACCTGCCTGGTGAGCGCGCCGCAGGACTCGCGTTTTCTGACCGTGGGGTTGACTGTTGGCACGACGGAGTTTGGTAGCAGCGGCTCAGGCCTTTTCCTGCCCATTGGCAGCAAGCGCTACGTTGTCGGACAGCTGGCGGGCGGTGCCGCAAGTTGCCAGAACCCCACCGACTACGACTACTATGGCCGTTTTGACTTGGCCTTCCAGACTGCCCTCAAAAACTGGCTGAAACCGGCGCCATGA
- a CDS encoding PhoH family protein, with protein MILRHTFTPHNNTRLTHLCGPADVHLRTIEVALQVGIAHRHEQFKVDGPKAKATQAMELLQALYEMAERPITEDYLQLMLAGDSSLVEAPEGAIVLNTRRADLRGRTPTQNLYLENIATHDITFGIGPAGTGKTYLAVACAVDALERSAVQRIVLTRPAVEAGERLGFLPGDLAQKVDPYLRPLYDALYELMGYDKVQKAFERNAIEIAPLAFMRGRTLNNAFVILDEAQNTTPEQMKMFLTRIGFGAKAVVTGDVSQIDLPKGAMSGLIDAERVLKRVKGIAVTRFTSADVVRHPLVARIVDAYDAPRRAPAPRGRTT; from the coding sequence GTGATCCTGCGCCACACCTTCACCCCCCACAACAACACCCGGCTCACGCACCTGTGCGGCCCGGCCGACGTGCACCTGCGCACCATCGAGGTGGCCCTGCAAGTGGGCATTGCGCACCGGCACGAGCAGTTCAAGGTCGATGGCCCCAAGGCCAAGGCCACGCAGGCCATGGAGTTGCTGCAGGCCCTGTACGAGATGGCCGAGCGCCCCATCACCGAAGACTATCTGCAGCTCATGCTGGCGGGCGACAGCTCTCTGGTGGAAGCGCCCGAAGGGGCCATCGTGCTCAACACCCGCCGGGCCGACCTGCGCGGGCGCACGCCCACGCAGAACCTGTACCTCGAAAACATCGCCACGCACGACATCACCTTCGGCATCGGCCCTGCCGGCACGGGCAAGACCTATCTGGCCGTGGCCTGCGCCGTGGATGCGCTGGAGCGCAGCGCCGTGCAGCGCATCGTGCTGACGCGCCCCGCGGTGGAGGCGGGCGAGCGCCTGGGCTTTCTGCCGGGCGACCTGGCGCAGAAGGTGGACCCGTATCTGCGCCCGCTGTACGACGCGCTGTATGAGCTGATGGGCTACGACAAGGTGCAAAAGGCGTTCGAGCGCAACGCCATCGAAATCGCCCCGCTGGCCTTCATGCGCGGGCGCACGCTGAACAACGCCTTCGTCATCCTCGATGAAGCGCAGAACACCACGCCCGAGCAGATGAAAATGTTTTTGACGCGCATCGGCTTTGGCGCCAAAGCGGTGGTGACGGGCGACGTGAGCCAGATCGACCTGCCCAAGGGCGCGATGAGCGGCTTGATCGACGCCGAGCGCGTCTTGAAGCGCGTGAAAGGCATCGCCGTGACGCGCTTCACCAGTGCCGACGTGGTGCGCCATCCGCTGGTGGCGCGCATCGTGGACGCCTATGACGCGCCACGCCGCGCGCCGGCCCCGCGTGGCCGCACCACCTGA
- the ruvB gene encoding Holliday junction branch migration DNA helicase RuvB, translated as MSIQTDDFAPAPAKRVISAVPASPQEEAIERALRPKLLQEYVGQAKAREQLEIFIGAAKKRGEALDHVLLFGPPGLGKTTLSHIIAAELGVNLRQTSGPVLEKPKDLAALLTNLEKNDVLFIDEIHRLSPVVEEILYPALEDYQIDIMIGEGPAARSIKLDLQPFTLVGATTRAGMLTNPLRDRFGIVARLEFYTPEELARIVTRSAGLLGTPMDDEGGFELARRSRGTPRIANRLLRRVRDYAEVKGDGRITKAIADKALAMLDVDPQGFDVMDRKLLEALIHRFDGGPVGLDNIAASIGEESGTIEDVIEPYLIQQGYLQRTPRGRIATLAAYRHLGVTPPKASGQDLFGV; from the coding sequence ATGAGCATTCAAACCGACGACTTCGCCCCCGCGCCCGCAAAGCGCGTCATCTCTGCTGTCCCGGCATCGCCCCAAGAGGAGGCCATTGAGCGCGCCCTGCGCCCCAAGCTGCTGCAGGAATACGTGGGCCAGGCCAAGGCGCGCGAGCAGCTCGAGATCTTCATCGGCGCCGCCAAGAAGCGTGGCGAGGCGCTCGACCATGTGCTGCTGTTTGGTCCGCCCGGCCTGGGCAAGACCACGCTGTCACACATCATCGCGGCCGAACTGGGCGTGAACCTGCGCCAGACCAGCGGCCCGGTGCTCGAAAAACCCAAGGACCTGGCGGCGCTGCTGACCAACCTGGAGAAGAACGACGTTCTGTTCATCGACGAGATCCACCGCCTCTCGCCCGTGGTCGAGGAAATCCTCTACCCCGCGCTGGAGGACTACCAGATCGACATCATGATCGGCGAAGGGCCGGCGGCGCGCAGCATCAAGCTCGATCTGCAGCCCTTCACGCTGGTGGGCGCCACCACGCGCGCGGGCATGCTCACCAACCCGCTGCGCGACCGTTTTGGCATCGTGGCGCGGCTGGAGTTTTATACGCCCGAAGAGCTGGCGCGCATCGTCACCCGCAGCGCGGGGCTGCTGGGTACGCCCATGGACGACGAGGGTGGCTTCGAGCTGGCACGGCGCTCGCGCGGCACGCCGCGCATCGCCAACCGGCTGCTGCGCCGCGTGCGCGACTACGCCGAGGTCAAGGGCGATGGCCGCATCACCAAAGCCATCGCCGACAAGGCGCTGGCCATGCTCGACGTGGACCCGCAGGGCTTTGACGTGATGGACCGTAAGCTGCTCGAAGCCCTGATCCATCGCTTTGACGGTGGCCCTGTGGGCCTCGATAACATCGCCGCCAGCATTGGCGAGGAAAGCGGCACCATCGAGGACGTGATCGAGCCGTATCTCATCCAGCAAGGCTACCTGCAGCGCACGCCGCGCGGGCGCATTGCCACACTGGCGGCGTATCGCCACTTGGGGGTTACGCCGCCGAAGGCGAGCGGGCAAGATCTGTTTGGGGTGTAA
- the cyoD gene encoding cytochrome o ubiquinol oxidase subunit IV, which yields MSAQHATHAHDAHGHDDHHHDAGPHSSLSGYMTGFVLSIILTAIPFWLVMAKVIADRNTAVLVLGGFAVAQILVHMVCFLHMNGKVEGGWTLLSTIFTVVFVAIAIAGTLWVMFHMNTNMMPEHPQAPAAAQQHAPGQGTAHSATP from the coding sequence ATGAGCGCACAACACGCAACACACGCGCACGATGCGCATGGGCATGACGATCACCACCACGACGCAGGCCCGCACAGCAGCTTGTCGGGCTACATGACCGGTTTCGTGCTGTCAATCATCCTCACCGCCATTCCCTTCTGGCTGGTCATGGCCAAGGTGATTGCCGACCGTAACACTGCAGTGCTGGTGCTGGGTGGCTTTGCCGTGGCCCAGATCCTGGTGCACATGGTGTGCTTCCTGCACATGAACGGCAAGGTCGAAGGCGGCTGGACCCTTCTGTCCACCATCTTCACGGTGGTGTTCGTGGCCATTGCCATCGCTGGCACGCTGTGGGTGATGTTCCACATGAACACCAACATGATGCCCGAGCACCCCCAGGCGCCGGCTGCGGCGCAGCAGCACGCGCCCGGGCAAGGCACAGCCCACAGCGCCACCCCCTGA